The Flavobacterium commune genome contains the following window.
GGAACCAGAGATCAGGATTTCTTAGAACATATGTTTGTGGCAACAAATCACCAGTACATGATGTTCTTTACCCAAAAAGGAAAATGTTTCTGGATGCGTGTTTACGAAATTCCGGAAGGAAGTAAAACAGCTAAAGGTAGAGCGATTCAGAATTTGATTAATATCGAGAGTGATGATAAAGTAAAAGCATTTATTTGTACTCAGGATTTAAAAGACCAAGATTACATTCAAAAGCATAACCTGGTTATGGTAACTAAACAAGGTCAGGTTAAGAAAACTTCGCTGGAAAAATATTCTAAGCCTCGTGTAAACGGTGTTGCCGCTATTACTATTAAAGAAGGTGATGAATTACTAGGTGCTGAGTTGACTAATGGTGAAAGCCAAATTATCCTGGCTGTGAAGTCTGGTAAGTTAGTTCGTTTTGAAGAAACTAAAACCCGTCCGATGGGAAGAACCGCTTCAGGAGTACGTGGAATTACACTAAAAGACGATACTGATGAAGTAATTGGTATGGTTACTGTTGATAAAAACGATATTAGCGATTCGCAAATTTTAGTGGTAACCGAAAATGGATACGGAAAACGTACGAAATTAGTTGATGAAGATGGTGAAGATGTTTACAGAATTACTAATCGTGGAGGAAAAGGTGTTAAAACACTTAATATCACCGAGAAAACAGGTAAATTGATTTCGATAAGCGCTGTTACTGATGCCGATGATTTAATGATTATCAATAAATCAGGATTAACTATCAGAATGGCTATTGAAGATTTACGTGTTATGGGACGTGCTACTCAGGGTGTTAAACTCATCAACCTGAAAGGAAATGATTCTATTGCTGCAGTTGCCAAAGTGATGAAAGACGATGAAGAGCAGGTAGTTGTTGATGAAGATGGTAATGTTATCGAAGATGCAATTATCGAAAGAGTAAAACCTGTTTTAGAAGTCCTTGAAGACGACGGAGCTGTAGAAGATGACGAAGAAGATGACGAAGAAACTCCTGAGGATGATGAAGATGATGCTGATGACGATGACGAGGCATAAATTGTAATTAAAAAGTATTAAAAATTAAAAATAAATTTTATGAAAAGTAAATATGTAATGTTGGCATCGGCTTTAGTGTTGTCGGTAGCTACTTTTGCTCAGAAAAAAGAATTAAAAGCTGCTGAGAAGGCGGTAAAAGACGGAGATGCTAAAGAGGTATTAAATCTTTTAAAAGCGGTTGAACCTGTATTAGCTAATGCAACAGATGAAGAAAAAGCACAGTATTATTTTTTAAAAGCAAATGCCTATTTGGATTTGGTAGATAAAAAAGTAGATACAGATGCAAATATGGCAATAGCGGCAGATACTTATAAAGAGTTAATTGCTGCTGAAAAAGCTTCCGGAAAATTAAAATATTCTTCTCAAGCAGCTACTTCAATTACTAAAATTAAAGGCTTGTTAATTAACAGTGGAGTTGCGGCAACAAAAGAAAATAATAATCTGGAAGGTGCTAAAAAATTGTACGAAGCTTATCAATTAGATAAAAAAGATACCATTTATCTTTATTATGCAGCTTCAACTTATGTAAGTGCTAAAGATTATGATAAGGCGATGGAGTTGTATAATGAATTGAAAAAAATAAATTATTCAGGAAAAGGAACTGAGTATTTAGCTACCAGTAAAGTTAACGGTCAGGAAGTTGGATTTGCTTCAGCTGCCGAAAGAGACAGAGCGGTAAAACTAGGAACTCATGAAAAACCAAGAACGGAAGAAATTCCGTCAAAAAGAGGTGAAATCTACAAAAACATGGCTTTAATTTTAGTAGATCAAGGAAAAATTGCCGAAGCTAAAAAAGCAGTTGCTGATGCCAGAGTTACAAATCCTGACGATTCTTCTTTGATGTTGACTGAAGCTAACTTGTATTTGCAAACTAAAGATTTTGATAAATACAAACAGATTATTACAGAAGTATTAGCAAAAAATCCTAATGATGCAGGATTGGTTTATAACCTGGGAGTCATTTCTGCTAATGCAAATGACAATGTAGAAGCTGAGAAATATTACAAAAGAGCCGTTGAAATCAAGCCTGATTATACTAATGCTTACATAAACTTAGCCGTTTTGAAATTACAAAACGAGAAAGTACTTATCGAAGAAATGAATAAATTAGGTACTTCTGATAAGGATATGAAACGTTATGATGTGTTGAAAAAGAAAAGAGAAGATTTATTCAGAAGCACATTGCCTTATTTGCAAAAAGCCTATGAATTAGATCCTGAGAATACTGATATTGTAAAAACTCTTTCTGGTGTTTACAGCGCATTAGAAATGACTGCCGAAAAAAATGCCTTAAAAGCTAAAATGAAAAAATAAGCTTCAGTGATTTTTAATTCTAAAAGTAATTTTAGATAAAAGTCAACTAAACAGTAATTCCATTTGTAAAAGTTATTTCCGATTTTTGAGTTTTTCAGAAACTTGACTATTTCGGAAATAACTTTTTCTTTTTTATGTTCCTAAACTTTAGGTGGAAGAGTTTGATTTTTTTAATTCAATTGATTTCAATTTGGTTAGGCTTTATACAAATTCTGTTTACTTCTTACTAAGTAGTAGAAATCTACTCAAAATTGGATGTATAGTTCTTCTTTATAGCTATATTTCAATAAATAATAAATTAATATTTTTTTACAAAAAAAAAGAATAGGATGACTTTTTATTTCATTATAAACTGTTTGTTTCTAATCAATAATTTCAATAGTAAAAGTCAGTTGTAAAATCTTATAAAATTATACACCATAAAAAAAACCGAAATATGATATAAATCGGATTTTCAGATGGTGTTTGGTTTTCGGCTTAGTAGATCTAAAAAAGGAGCTATATCGTCATCGAAAACAAGGCGGTTTCTGGTGCTTTTCGTTTTAAATGCAGATCAAAAGCCATACAGATATTTCGAACATAGGCTTTGCCTTTATCGCTTACCTGAATTCCGTTTTCCAACATAATCAAAATGCCGTCTTTTTCCATTTCTTGCAGTTGTTCTAAAACTTCGGGGATTTCTTTGAAATAAGTGTTTTTTTCATCCCAAGTGGTTTCAAATTGACACATTAAATTCAGGATGTGTTTTCTAATGATAAGATCTTCTTCGGTTAATAAATGTCCTCTAAAAATTGGTAGTTTGTTTTGAGCTAAAGCTTTATAATAATCGTCTAGACTTTTTTCATTTTGCGCAAAACTGTACCAGCTGTCACCAATTGACGAAACGCCCAAACCTATCATCAGTTTGGTTTTTGATGAACTGTATCCCATAAAATTACGATGCAATTGCCCGTTTTTAAAGGATTGGTACAAACTATCAGTTTCCAGTGCAAAATGATCCATTCCTATTTCGTGGTAGCCATTTTTAAGTAATAATTCTTTTCCTATTCGGTACAACAGCCTTTTTTCTCTGTCTTTAGGGATATCTTCGTCTTTAAACCCACGTTGTCCGTTTCCTTTTATCCATGGCACATGGGCATAGCTGTAAAATGCCAGGCGGTCGGGTTGGAGGGATTTGGTTTTTTCGATTGTGTCCACTACATCTTCTATTTTTTGGAAAGGCAAGCCAAAAATTATATCGTGGCCTATAGAAGTATAGCCAATTTCTCTGGCCCAAAAAGTCACTTTGGCCACATTGTGGAAAGGCTGTTCACGATGAATGGCTTTTTGCACTTTTTCAGAATAATCCTGAACACCAAAACTCACTCTTCTAAAACCCAAATCGTAAAGCTTTTTTAGGTGTGCATGTGAAGTATTATTAGGATGTCCTTCAAAACTAAATTCGTAATCTTTGGCCTTAACAGCTTTGGCAAAAATTCCGTTGATCAATTCTTCGAGATTTTCGGTCGAAAAAAAAGTAGGTGTTCCGCCTCCTAAATGAATTTCTTTGATAATGGGCTGTTCGTTCAGCAGTTCGCAATACAAGTTCCACTCTTTTAAAACCGCCTGGATATAAGGTGATTCGACACTATGATTTTTGGTAATTCGCTTATTGCAACCACAAAAAGTACACAGGCTTTCGCAAAAAGGAAGGTGTATGTATAAACTAATTCCTTCTGTAGTATTGCTTTCCAGGAATGTTTTTTTGAAAGAGGAAACCCAATCCTGATAGGAGAAATCAGCTTCATTCCAGTAAGGAACTGTTGGATAACTGGTGTATCGCGGCCCGGGTACATTGTATTTTTGAATCAAAGAATTTTTCATGACACTTCTTTTTAATAAGCCAAAAATAGTTTGATTTGGGGCGAATTAAAATGACAATTATCATGGTTGGGAAATTAAGTTAGAAGTGGAAATCTGAAGAGGGACAAACATTGTGTAAAAAAAAACAGCAATTCTCAGTTGAAAATTGCTGTTTTATCTAGTTCCTAGTGTCTGTTTTTTGAATTTCTAACTTTCCACTTCTAACTTCTAACTTCTAACTTTTCCTGTTATTCCTGATTTAGATTTCTAAGTTGTTTTAGTTTTTCTTTCCAGGTATCTAAACTTTCTTTGTGGATAGCAATATTTTTGCGAACTTCCAGAACAATGGAGTTTTCTTTTTTAGCATTTTTAGTATTAGTAAAAAACTGAATGTTGTTTTCCAATTGGAAAATTTCGTTCTGAACTTCCTCGATTTTGCGAATGATAAAAATCTTTTCGTTTTCCAATTTTCGATTATCGCCACCTTCGGAAAGATTCTCAATTTTGTTAGCAAAACGCATCATATCCGAATCTTTTTTACTCAAGCTTAGTTTGTCAAAAAGTGCATCCAGTATTTTATTGAATTTTCCTTCGATATGTCTTCGGGTAAAAGGTACTTTTCCAAAAGATTTCCAAGTTTCAATATGCTGTTTTATAGCGTCTAAATCGGTTTTGTGTTCACCTATTAGTTGAAATTCTTTTAAAGACTCCAAGTAAGCTTTCTTTTTGTCAAAAGCTTCCATTTCCCCTGCATTTTCTTCGCTTTTTTGTTCTTTTAACCGATCAAAATAGTGGTTACAGGCTTCTTTAAATTCAGCCCAAACTTTATCAGAATATTTTCTTGGAACATGACCTATTTTTTTCCAGTCCTCCTGAATTTGTTTCATGATAGGAGTAGTGGCTGCAAAATCGTCACTTTCTTTTAGTTCATTTGCTTTGGCAACAAGTGCATTCTTTTTGGTAAGATTCTCGTTTTGTTCTTTTTTAATGTCTTTGTAAAATGAATTTTTAAAAGTATTAAAATTTTTAACAGCGGTTTTAAAAGCTGCCCAGGTCGCTTCGTTCACATCTGTAGGTACTTTTCCTGTAGAGAAAAAGCTTTCTCTCAAGGCTTCAACTTTTTCTATTTGAACTAACCATTGAGGATGAGCATTTACTTTTATAGTGGCTAACTCTTCAATTTGAGCAATAATAGCATTCTTTTTTTCCAGATTTTCTTGCTCAGTTCCTCTTATTTTTTCAAATAAAATTTCGCGTTTGTCGTGCATTTTTTTAGTCAAATCACTAAATTGATTCCAAATAACATCGCGATGTTCTCTGGAAACAGGTCCAATTTCTTCTTTCCAAATACGGTGTAAATCCTGTAATTCTCTAAAAGCTTTGTTGATATCCTGTTCGTGAAGTAATTCTTCTACACGGGCAATAATTTTTTGTTTTTGCTCTAAATTGTGTTTGAAATCCAAATCTCTGGCTTCACGATCTAAATGCAGATAATCGTAAAAATTCTCAACATGAAAATGGTAGTTGTTCCAAACGTGGTTGTATTTATCCTTTGGGATTGATCCTGCATTTTTCCAGCGTTCTCTTAATTCGTTGAAATGTTTTAGGGTATCCTTGATGTTTTCATTAGGATTAATTAGTTCTTTTAGCTCTTCAACAATTGCTAAACGGATTTCTAAATTGGTTTTTAGATTGTTTTCTAAACTTTTAAAATGGGTGTTTTTATTATCCTTATATAAATTATAAAGTTGGTCAAATTTAGATTTTAAAGGAAAATGATATTGAAATTCTTCTGTTGTGTCCGGGTTTTCGGTATGAAAATCTTCTTTTTTCTCTTCGATAAAATGATTGTATTTTGAGAAAAAAGCTTTTTTAATTTCTTCAACATGGTCACGTATTGACATGACTTTTTCATTTGAAACCAGTTTTTGCAATTCATTTACTAATGCCTCCATTGATAGTGTATCGTAATCGAGCATTGGAATTTCATGACGGGCTTTTAAGGTTTCGTCCTCATGTTCTTCAGCATTAGAAGCCTCAATTTCGTTCAAAGCCTGTTGCTTTTCGCATATTTCTGTTGCTTCATCCGCCTCTTCTATGGCTGGGTTATTATCCATTTCAGGATTAGTTGTAGCTTGATTGTTCGCTTGAACATCAGTGGCTAAGTTTCCTCCGTCTGACTCATTCTGTGACTGAGGCAGGTTATCATTCGTTGCTTCTAACATTTTTTTAAATGTTTAAGGTTGTTTAAATTGGTTAAATCGATTGGAAAGATACTAAAGGTCTGTTGAAAAACAAAATAAAAGCTTTGTTTATTAGTTGGTTTCCTTAAAAAAAGGATTGCTTTTAAGTGATTTTTGTAGTTTTTTTACAGTAGAAATAAGTTTTTTAGTTCTTATTAAAAATAAACTGCCTCGGAGCAGAGCCCACGTGGTATTAGAAAAACAACTGCAGATTCGCAGATTTTCATATTATAATCTGCGAATCTGCGGTAAAAAACGAAGCAGAGCTTCCAGGAAATTAAACCTAAAGAGATTAAAACTTTATTGTGAAACTATAGTTCTAAAAGTCAGGTTAATTCTGGGTTTGTTAATCTTTGTAGTAGGAGGAAGGCGGTGCAGCCAGTGTGTCTGGGTTTGGTCTTTCATAACCAGAAGACTTCCGTGTTCTAAGATTAGGGAAACATTCTCTTTGGTAGTTTTGTGTTTAAAGGCAAATTTTCTTTGGGCACCAAAACTCAATGAAGCAATCGCTCCGTTTTTCTTTAAATCTTTTTCAGCATCGCTATGCCAGGCCATACCTTCATTGCCATTGTGGTATAAATTGAGCAAACAGGAATTGTAGGTTTCTCCTGTTTTTTCTTCTGTTAAGGCTTTTAATTCCAGCAGTTCCGGAGTCCATAGAAGAGCTTCTTTGGTAATTTTTGAATAGCTGTATTTAAAGTTGGTATCAGCATACCAGGCCACTTTTCGTTTGGTGGTAATGAGTTGACCAAAAATAATGGCTTCGTCATTTTTCCATTCGATATTTTCCATTAAACGATTAAAAAAATAATCTGCTTTGGCATAATCCATGATTTTTCCATAGTACAATACTGTTCCGTCTTGGGGTAGTAGATTAGTGTTTGGATTAAATTCAGGATTAAACAGATCCATAATTTTTACTATTTAGTTCTTAATAGAGTTATTGGTCTTGTCGGTAAATTTCGAACTGTTTTTTAGATAATCGTTTTTGCAACCAGAGTATTAATTTTATTTTATCAGATGTCTTAATCTCTTTTTTACTCTGATATATAAGTACCGGAACAACTTTTAGACTATCGGTATTTTCATTAAAACGATGATTTGAAATAGAGATATTTTCAATAGCAGGGAATAAAATTTTTATTTCGGCTAATAATGCTTTGTTTTCAAAATGATTAGCTTCTATTTGTTTCTTTAAATTTAAAATAGTGATGTCTTTTTGACTTAAAGCTGATTTGTTGGAATTAATTTCGTTTAGAATATCATTTTTTAGATCAGTAGTGTCTTGTTTGATGATGAGTTTGGTATTGTATAGCTCGTAATTTTTTAAATTGTTATTGAGTTCCTTGATTTCTTGTGCTGTAAAACGTTTAGAAAGAAATCCTAATTCAAGAGTTTTAGGATTTTTATTGAATTTAGTTTTTTGATAAACTATTGTGATTCCTTTTTCGGTAAATTCTTTTTCGGTAAAAAGAGTAATTTGCTGTTTGTATTTTTTTTCTTCAAATAACTGATAAGCAAAATAAATGCTGGGAATAATAAAAATAATCAATAAGAAGGTTATGTAATATTTAACTCTTTTTTGGTGTTTTTCATCCAATTGTTTTTTGATTGGATAGTTTAGAAATTTGACAATAAAAAAAGTTGAAATACAAATAAAAATGCAATTGATGGAATAGAGGTATAATGCTCCTAAAAAGAATTTAAAGTTGGCTGTTGCCAAACCGTATCCTGCCGTACATAAAGGAGGCATCAAAGCGGTAGCAATGGCAACTCCCGGAATAGGGTTCCCTTTTTCGACTCTGGTAATTGCAATTGCACCTACTAAGCCTCCAAAGAAAGCAATAAGGATGTCATAAATATTTGGTGACGTTCTGGATAAAAGTTCGGGTTGTGCTTCTTTGAACGGACTGATGTAGAAATAAACAGTTGAGACCAATAAACTTACAATGGTTGCAATTAAAAGGTTTTTTAAAGACCTTTTCAATAATCCAAAATCATATATTCCAAGTCCAAAACCTGCTCCAACAATCGGTCCCATCAATGGAGAAATAAGCATTGCACCAATAATAACAGCAGTAGAATTGACATTTAAACCAACTG
Protein-coding sequences here:
- a CDS encoding tetratricopeptide repeat protein, encoding MKSKYVMLASALVLSVATFAQKKELKAAEKAVKDGDAKEVLNLLKAVEPVLANATDEEKAQYYFLKANAYLDLVDKKVDTDANMAIAADTYKELIAAEKASGKLKYSSQAATSITKIKGLLINSGVAATKENNNLEGAKKLYEAYQLDKKDTIYLYYAASTYVSAKDYDKAMELYNELKKINYSGKGTEYLATSKVNGQEVGFASAAERDRAVKLGTHEKPRTEEIPSKRGEIYKNMALILVDQGKIAEAKKAVADARVTNPDDSSLMLTEANLYLQTKDFDKYKQIITEVLAKNPNDAGLVYNLGVISANANDNVEAEKYYKRAVEIKPDYTNAYINLAVLKLQNEKVLIEEMNKLGTSDKDMKRYDVLKKKREDLFRSTLPYLQKAYELDPENTDIVKTLSGVYSALEMTAEKNALKAKMKK
- the hemN gene encoding oxygen-independent coproporphyrinogen III oxidase — translated: MKNSLIQKYNVPGPRYTSYPTVPYWNEADFSYQDWVSSFKKTFLESNTTEGISLYIHLPFCESLCTFCGCNKRITKNHSVESPYIQAVLKEWNLYCELLNEQPIIKEIHLGGGTPTFFSTENLEELINGIFAKAVKAKDYEFSFEGHPNNTSHAHLKKLYDLGFRRVSFGVQDYSEKVQKAIHREQPFHNVAKVTFWAREIGYTSIGHDIIFGLPFQKIEDVVDTIEKTKSLQPDRLAFYSYAHVPWIKGNGQRGFKDEDIPKDREKRLLYRIGKELLLKNGYHEIGMDHFALETDSLYQSFKNGQLHRNFMGYSSSKTKLMIGLGVSSIGDSWYSFAQNEKSLDDYYKALAQNKLPIFRGHLLTEEDLIIRKHILNLMCQFETTWDEKNTYFKEIPEVLEQLQEMEKDGILIMLENGIQVSDKGKAYVRNICMAFDLHLKRKAPETALFSMTI
- a CDS encoding DUF349 domain-containing protein — encoded protein: MLEATNDNLPQSQNESDGGNLATDVQANNQATTNPEMDNNPAIEEADEATEICEKQQALNEIEASNAEEHEDETLKARHEIPMLDYDTLSMEALVNELQKLVSNEKVMSIRDHVEEIKKAFFSKYNHFIEEKKEDFHTENPDTTEEFQYHFPLKSKFDQLYNLYKDNKNTHFKSLENNLKTNLEIRLAIVEELKELINPNENIKDTLKHFNELRERWKNAGSIPKDKYNHVWNNYHFHVENFYDYLHLDREARDLDFKHNLEQKQKIIARVEELLHEQDINKAFRELQDLHRIWKEEIGPVSREHRDVIWNQFSDLTKKMHDKREILFEKIRGTEQENLEKKNAIIAQIEELATIKVNAHPQWLVQIEKVEALRESFFSTGKVPTDVNEATWAAFKTAVKNFNTFKNSFYKDIKKEQNENLTKKNALVAKANELKESDDFAATTPIMKQIQEDWKKIGHVPRKYSDKVWAEFKEACNHYFDRLKEQKSEENAGEMEAFDKKKAYLESLKEFQLIGEHKTDLDAIKQHIETWKSFGKVPFTRRHIEGKFNKILDALFDKLSLSKKDSDMMRFANKIENLSEGGDNRKLENEKIFIIRKIEEVQNEIFQLENNIQFFTNTKNAKKENSIVLEVRKNIAIHKESLDTWKEKLKQLRNLNQE
- a CDS encoding alpha-ketoglutarate-dependent dioxygenase AlkB family protein, yielding MDLFNPEFNPNTNLLPQDGTVLYYGKIMDYAKADYFFNRLMENIEWKNDEAIIFGQLITTKRKVAWYADTNFKYSYSKITKEALLWTPELLELKALTEEKTGETYNSCLLNLYHNGNEGMAWHSDAEKDLKKNGAIASLSFGAQRKFAFKHKTTKENVSLILEHGSLLVMKDQTQTHWLHRLPPTTKINKPRINLTFRTIVSQ
- a CDS encoding TIGR00341 family protein; its protein translation is MSHIINKIIAYINLDKGEEDKSKVLDNVKTNVSFRGSNLWILACAIVVASVGLNVNSTAVIIGAMLISPLMGPIVGAGFGLGIYDFGLLKRSLKNLLIATIVSLLVSTVYFYISPFKEAQPELLSRTSPNIYDILIAFFGGLVGAIAITRVEKGNPIPGVAIATALMPPLCTAGYGLATANFKFFLGALYLYSINCIFICISTFFIVKFLNYPIKKQLDEKHQKRVKYYITFLLIIFIIPSIYFAYQLFEEKKYKQQITLFTEKEFTEKGITIVYQKTKFNKNPKTLELGFLSKRFTAQEIKELNNNLKNYELYNTKLIIKQDTTDLKNDILNEINSNKSALSQKDITILNLKKQIEANHFENKALLAEIKILFPAIENISISNHRFNENTDSLKVVPVLIYQSKKEIKTSDKIKLILWLQKRLSKKQFEIYRQDQ